The Helicobacter fennelliae nucleotide sequence AATTTTAAAAGCTTTTTGAATGTGGGTGCTTTAAAAGTTTCAGAAAATACAAAAATATTCAAATATTTACCTTATTTTTAGTTATTTTTAGTTAGCATACCAATTCGTAATTTTAGCCAAATTTTCGTTAAAAGAGTGTGTATGAATTATATTGATGTTGCTTTGATTGTTATTATCGTTGTGATTGGATTTAGGGGATTTGCGACTGGATTTATCGCAGAGTTATGCAGTTTGATTGGAATCTTGCTTGGTGTGTATTTGGCTTCGATTTTTGCTAAGCCAGTTGGAGATGCTTTTGAGAAAATCTATAATTTCAATAGCCCAACCATTCATCTTGTTTTGGGATTTGTGCTTGTATTGGGGATATGCTGGATTGTGTTTTTGGCGATAAGTTTGCTTCTTTCTAAGAGATTTCAATTTGGCGGACTTGAATTTATCAACAAAGCTTTGGGCTTTGTGTTTTCGTCTGTGAAGGTATTTTTTATCTTTAGCTTTATCGCGTATGTGCTCTCTCATATTAATTTCTTGAAAGAAAATTTTGTCGCCACGGCCGAGCAAAAAAGCCAAATGTATGTGAATATGATAAAAGTTGCGCGAGGCTTTATGGATTTTTCTATAATCAATAAAACACGCGAGAACATTCAAAATTCTATAGAGAATCCAGATCAATCCAAATCAATCCAAGACGCGCCAAAACAGCTTAAAAGCGATGCAAAAGATGTGCTAGATTCTGCGTCAGATTCTCTAGCGAAGTAGGCACAAATGTTTCATGGGACTTACATTCAGCAACGTATCCAAAAAGCAAATCAACTGCGAGAACAGCAAGCCAACCCATATCGAAACGATGCTATCCGCACAATCACCAATAAAGCATTTTTGCAAAAATATCATTTTTTAAAAGAAAATCCAGAATCTAGCGACAATCACACTCAATCAAATATTCAAGCCCAAAGCCAAACAAAATCTCAAATAGAATCCCAAACAGAATCAATAGTGGGGCGATTAAAATTTATGCGTATGATGGGTAAAGCCTGCTTTCTTAAAATCGAAGATGAAAGTGGCGTGCTTCAAGCCTATCTTTCCAAAGATGATTTAGGCGAGGAGACATGGCATATTGTCAAAAAGATTTTAGAAGTTGGAGATATTGTCAATATCAGCGGATTTGCGTTTGTAACCAAAACACAAGAACTCAGTATCCATGCCAAAAGTTTTAAGATTCTCACCAAATCAATCGTGCCATTGCCTGAGAAATTCCACGGGCTTACAGATGTCGAGCTCCGCTATCGACAGCGATATGTGGATTTGATTGTGAATCCTTCAGTCAAAGAAGTGTTTGTTTTGCGTAGTAAAATCATCTCTTATATTCGCAAATTTTTTGAAGAAAAAGGATTTTTAGAGGTTGAAACGCCAATGCTTCACCCAATTCCCGGCGGTGCAAATGCTAGACCATTTATCACACATCATAATGCCTTAGGCGTAGATCGGTATCTAAGAATCGCGCCGGAATTGTATTTGAAGCGATTGATTGTTGGCGGGTTTGAGGCGGTTTTTGAGATGAATCGCAACTTCCGCAATGAAGGTATGGATCACTCACATAATCCTGAATTTTCGATGATTGAATTTTATTGGGCGTATCATACATATAAGGATTTGATCGCTTTGACAAAAGAATTTTTTGCGTATTTGCTTCAAAATCTCAATTTGCCACGCAAGATTCCGCATGCAGATGGCGAGATTGATTTTGATGAGTGGAGGGTTTTGGGCTATCAAGAGAGCTTGATAGACATCGGGCAGATTCCGCAAGATGTCGTGCAAAATTGCGCTAAATTGCGCGCTTACCTAGAATCTAAACACATCGTACTTGAGGCAAATATGAATTATGGGCAGTTGCAAGATGTCGCATTTAGCGAATATGTAGAATCTAAACTCATCAACCCAACTTTTATCGTGGATTATCCGATTGAAATTAGCCCCTTGGCGCGCAGGAGCGATGTAGATTCTAGTGTTGCTGATAGATTTGAGCTTTTTATCGGTGGCAAAGAGATCGCAAATGGATTTAGTGAGCTTAATGATCCACTCGATCAATACGAGCGATTTATGGCGCAAGTCAGGCAAAAAGACGCAGGCGATGAAGAGGCGCAATATATGGACGAGGATTATGTATGGGCGTTAGGATATGGAATGCCCCCAACCGCAGGCGAAGGCATAGGCATAGATCGCTTGGTTATGCTTTTGACACAGAGCAAAACCATTAAAGATGTGATTTTGTTTCCTGCGATGAAGCCTACAAAAACAGAATCACAAGAAATAGCACAATCACAAAAAGCACAAAAAATAGATG carries:
- a CDS encoding CvpA family protein, with protein sequence MNYIDVALIVIIVVIGFRGFATGFIAELCSLIGILLGVYLASIFAKPVGDAFEKIYNFNSPTIHLVLGFVLVLGICWIVFLAISLLLSKRFQFGGLEFINKALGFVFSSVKVFFIFSFIAYVLSHINFLKENFVATAEQKSQMYVNMIKVARGFMDFSIINKTRENIQNSIENPDQSKSIQDAPKQLKSDAKDVLDSASDSLAK
- the lysS gene encoding lysine--tRNA ligase, whose product is MFHGTYIQQRIQKANQLREQQANPYRNDAIRTITNKAFLQKYHFLKENPESSDNHTQSNIQAQSQTKSQIESQTESIVGRLKFMRMMGKACFLKIEDESGVLQAYLSKDDLGEETWHIVKKILEVGDIVNISGFAFVTKTQELSIHAKSFKILTKSIVPLPEKFHGLTDVELRYRQRYVDLIVNPSVKEVFVLRSKIISYIRKFFEEKGFLEVETPMLHPIPGGANARPFITHHNALGVDRYLRIAPELYLKRLIVGGFEAVFEMNRNFRNEGMDHSHNPEFSMIEFYWAYHTYKDLIALTKEFFAYLLQNLNLPRKIPHADGEIDFDEWRVLGYQESLIDIGQIPQDVVQNCAKLRAYLESKHIVLEANMNYGQLQDVAFSEYVESKLINPTFIVDYPIEISPLARRSDVDSSVADRFELFIGGKEIANGFSELNDPLDQYERFMAQVRQKDAGDEEAQYMDEDYVWALGYGMPPTAGEGIGIDRLVMLLTQSKTIKDVILFPAMKPTKTESQEIAQSQKAQKIDANTTLTSTPQRSKQ